The Daucus carota subsp. sativus chromosome 7, DH1 v3.0, whole genome shotgun sequence genome window below encodes:
- the LOC108195301 gene encoding probable serine/threonine-protein kinase PBL25 — translation MISISLDHLLFECIALLHFCSGGKTYYFVETYFLFVLEMNCFPCFSSNDSDEQDQEKVPVAQAGAPSSSDNADIAAHAFTFREMATATKNFRQECVLFDDGFGRVFKGTLKSTGQVVAVKQLDRNGIKGTKEFLDEVRILSPIKHPNLINLLGYCADGDQRILVYDYMPLGSLETHLLERAADKNPLDWVTRMKIATGAAQGLEYLHEEAKPPIIYSDFKSSKILLDDNYNPKLCDFGLAKLAESGNAAIPARVMGTYGYSAPEYASTGELTMKSDIYSFGVVLLELITGRRAIDPNRPAKEQNLVTWAQPIFRDPKRFPEMADPLLNKDFSVKSLNQAVGVAAMCLQEEPTVRPYITDVVAALSFLEFDAPNPPAPTASPDKESAKENDHADNVSSRSSSPSDHNADSCDHSDHEDNNDIISQSTEMPDGSSVDHEFEHDHSSSSGDEQYDDAENEPKSRTNTMKSTDSKTDKEMEDSEDESIYSSSSSSSDKKDDDDNDDDDELGEKKSSKTKKKVKSKIKSSIRHAAGTNKKIKNKWRKAKTVLHHKTKK, via the exons ATGATATCTATTTCCTTGGATCACCTCCTATTTGAGTGCATTGCATTGTTGCATTTTTGCTCGGGTGGGAAAACTTATTATTTTGTcgaaacatattttttattcgtGTTAGAAATGAATTGTTTCCCATGTTTTTCAAGTAATGATTCGGATGAACAGGACCAGGAGAAGGTGCCTGTTGCTCAGGCGGGAGCGCCATCGTCCTCTG ACAATGCAGATATTGCAGCGCATGCTTTTACATTCAGAGAAATGGCCACTGCAACCAAGAATTTCAGACAGGAATGTGTTCTGTTTGATGATGGATTTGGAAGAGTTTTTAAAGGGACACTTAAATCAACTGGCCAG GTTGTGGCTGTTAAACAACTGGACAGAAATGGAATCAAAGGGACCAAGGAATTCCTCGATGAAGTGAGGATCTTGAGTCCTATAAAACACCCAAATCTTATCAACCTTCTTGGATACTGCGCTGATGGTGATCAGAGAATTTTAGTCTACGACTACATGCCATTGGGTTCCCTGGAAACTCATCTTCTAG AGAGAGCAGCGGATAAAAATCCATTAGATTGGGTCACAAGGATGAAAATAGCCACGGGTGCAGCTCAAGGTCTAGAGTACTTGCATGAAGAGGCGAAACCTCCAATTATATACAGTGATTTCAAATCATCCAAAATCTTGTTAGACGATAATTATAACCCAAAACTATGTGATTTTGGGCTTGCCAAGCTTGCAGAATCCGGCAATGCAGCTATACCTGCTCGAGTGATGGGTACTTATGGTTATAGTGCTCCAGAGTATGCAAGCACAGGGGAACTCACCATGAAGTCAGACATATACAGTTTTGGAGTCGTGCTGCTTGAGCTAATCACTGGCCGTCGTGCCATTGATCCTAATCGACCAGCAAAAGAGCAGAATCTAGTTACTTGG GCACAACCAATATTTAGGGATCCAAAAAGATTTCCCGAGATGGCAGATCCACTTCTTAACAAAGACTTTTCGGTAAAAAGCCTGAATCAAGCAGTAGGAGTAGCCGCCATGTGTCTTCAAGAGGAACCAACAGTCCGCCCCTACATCACTGATGTTGTTGCTGCTCTTAGTTTCCTTGAATTCGACGCGCCTAATCCTCCGGCTCCAACAGCCTCCCCTGACAAAGAATCAGCAAAAGAAAACGACCACGCGGACAATGTCAGCAGCAGAAGTAGCAGCCCCTCAGATCATAATGCTGATAGTTGTGATCATTCTGATCACGAAGACAACAACGACATCATCAGTCAATCCACTGAAATGCCAGATGGCAGTTCAGTGGATCATGAATTTGAGCACGACCATAGTTCATCAAGTGGAGATGAACAATACGATGATGCTGAAAACGAACCAAAAAGCCGAACAAACACAATGAAATCCACTGATTCAAAGACAGACAAGGAGATGGAAGACTCCGAGGACGAAAGTATATACTCATCAAGTTCATCGAGCAGCGATAAGAAAGACGATGATGAcaacgatgatgatgatgaattaGGAGAAAAAAAGAGCAGCAAGACAAAGAAAAAGGTTAAGTCAAAAATAAAGAGTAGTATTCGGCATGCAGCAGGTACAAAtaagaaaatcaagaacaagtggAGGAAAGCAAAAACGGTTTTGCATCATAAAACAAAAAAGTGA